The Melanotaenia boesemani isolate fMelBoe1 chromosome 12, fMelBoe1.pri, whole genome shotgun sequence genome contains the following window.
TGGGATGAACAAAATGATTTCttatggagatgatgatgatctaTTTTCAGTATTTCGCTTTCAAGTTCGTCATTTTGCCCTGAAAAAAGCtcattgttgctgttttctCAACCCTGCAGTGGCATGTAATTTAAACCTTATTTTACAGGGTTGAGACTTTGGGCTAAGCTGCGATTTCTTCTATTTTTCCCCCCTTTCCACAAAAGTTCTTTGGGCAGATGATGATGTACATTTCTGTATAGTGTAAGTACAATGTAAAATAgtgaggagaggagggagagcaaaaaagaaaaaagaaaggtatGCTATATAGGTCACACAGATTGATGCAGAGGAGCAAGAAACACTCTGGTCTTGCCCGGCCTTCgtcatctgtttttaatgctgtaCTTTCAGGACTGTGGATCGACAGGAGGTTAGGCTATTTAACTGACAACACACAACCAACATTGTTGTTTAGATCCCTTAACTGCAACATGAACTCTGTAAAACAACTTTCACAtggctcttttttctttctgaggtAAAGCaacttttatttgttaaatttttgacagtgaatacttttggatcttggatggaaaaaaatacacaaactctggagatgttctttctttttcattctgtgTATCAGTTGTATGCTCATGTTCTGTGCATGTTTCTGCAAAGACCGGATGACATAATGTAACATAAATACCTACAATTGCACTTGACAGCTGCACTTCACAAACTTTCAATAAACATGCTTAAGGAAGAATAACAACCTGGTTTTGCTCTCTGTTGTGAATCAAGCCTGTGAGCGCTGGTTAGCAGCTTTAATTTCCTCAGAAGCCAGCTGCTTTGTACAAGTCTTGTAGATCAGATGAATTTGATCCAAAGTTAATGACTGCCTGCAGTGTTACATCTTCATTTTAGCATGAGTGGTAAGAAAAAGCAAAGTATATTCAAACGATTCTCTAAAGggcaataaaacataatttatttacactCCTAGAGTGACACATTATTGGGCTGTTTTATTGGCTGAGCTCCACCTTACAGTGTTTGTTATTCACAGTTGACTGATAAGTCAGACACGAAATACTCTGCCACTAAAAAAATACCCTGCTGATACATGATCTAAAACTTGTAGGTGCCCAGAGTAGTAAGGTCTAATCTATGCCGTCTAATGGAAACCACTAACAATACAAccataaaataacattaataaataaaagctgaactTGAAGCCCAACCTATGCTTGCATTGCTGCTATGTGGCTTTAACAGAGAGCAGTGTGGCAGATTTCACAATGTTCACATGCATGACCAACAACAGAAATCTTGTTTGGGCACTAATGTGAattttaaacaagaaaacaagggTCTGTAATTGCCTATATTTAAGAGTGATGCACTTAGTTAACATCAACCTGACATTCTGTGTCAATGTCATAAATCAAAATAAGATGGAAAAATTTAGTCTGTGGCTTCCTTCATTCCACCTTAaacttaatgaaattaaaatccATTTACAAATTAGGAGCAAATAACTCCTAAAAGGCACAATTAATATGATCTTCTTGCTATTGAAGTTTGTAGTGTCATTATGCTAAGATTTAATTAGCTTTTCAGATCTTAATGCCTCTTATGAGTGGTCATTAAAGGACTCCCAATAATTTGAAATGGTTGGTAAGTGGTGCAGATTTCAAAGAATCTTGGCTGAGGTATTCAATACCAGGACATATCTCCAAGTACCCTCAGATACACACAGGTCCTGTGTGTAAGTCTTTCAGACGTTAGCACAATATGCTTAGTATCTATAAGCAGAGAAAGATCAAAACTACAGTTTGTCAGTGAGCATAAAGTCAAAGAAGAATTCTCTTGGAATAATATGCTCTGGATAAAAGAATCAAGATGACGTCATGTGGCACAGTAACTCCAGACAtgttttctgcagattttcaggagaaacacatcatcattatgAAGCATAGTGGTGGTAGTATTATGGTTTAGAGATGCTTTAACTCTACTTCATAAAGTGTTTAAAGATAACATTAAGTCACCACGCTTTGTTGGCTTGTCAGAACCTGAGCTCTCCTCACCTTTACATCAATAACACACATCAGTGCATAACCTGCAAACCGGAGTTAAAAGCGGCCGTTCTCTAAATGctcaacatttaattaaaaaaacattcttttcaCACGATATAGACGAACAGTTAAACAAATATGGCACATTGTTAGCAGGAATCACCGGCAgctcacgcacacacatacccaCAGGTACCAAGCAAACAATCGAACATGCTCTTCAGCCGCCGTGGTCTTAAGACTGTCCATAGAAAAGCTGTCAGTACCACAGACTGCAACACTGTAAACGCTGATGGAGGACTGAGGTTTGTCCATAGGGGGTTGTTTTTTCTCAAGTGTCTGGCATCCATGTTTGGGCCTCTGGGACGGGGGACACGAGTGTGCAGGCACAGGTTTGCCAGAATCAGTGAGGGCATGAGGTGGGGGATGAGGGTCCAGAGCTTCCTCCTGAGTCACATCCCCATACGGATGCTCTGGATGATCTGAAATATGGCTGACAACACACAAACCGACGGGTCAGACCCTCTtcttaggtttttatttttctatctttactAACTCACCCGTGCCaccccagtttttttttaactgtgtaatTACAAGCCCAAAAACCTCTCTTTTTCTACCCCTTTAGATACAAAACatacctgatccacacacaacAAATACAAAGAGGGCGAGCAGCCAGGGACCCACAGGATACTTCTCCTCTTGTGGTcgctgtgtaaaaaaaataaataaataaataaaaaaaaaaaaaccatgtgTTTCACATTACTACaaaccacaacaaaacaaacgTACATGATGCTGCAAAGCTTAAGTAAAACCACAAGACACAAAGTGgtttttcatttccagctcTGCTCATGTTGTTGTTATTCCTGCTCTTTTCTtggtcactttttttttgttttaacttttcccctc
Protein-coding sequences here:
- the serp2 gene encoding stress-associated endoplasmic reticulum protein 2 — translated: MVAKQRIRMANEKHSKNITQRGNVAKTLRPQEEKYPVGPWLLALFVFVVCGSAIFQIIQSIRMGM